A portion of the Granulosicoccus antarcticus IMCC3135 genome contains these proteins:
- a CDS encoding ABC transporter permease, producing the protein MNNTIRTLFTRQKWLPIAIANILFAALLALVSPVFLSLSNFQSMLVQSGVTAIMAIGMTFIIITAGIDISMGAILFFTSALFAQLMLETQSYLLAFSAAIACATLLGGINGLLVIRFRISPLITTLATYSIYRGMAIHMTGAQNIPVPREMGFLGNGRLYGVPVPIILLFIIFVAGVYLLNHTRLGVYTRAMGSSARSARESNLPSSSVTILVYAIGGFVTGVAALILLARVGGLQSGIGIGIEFTVIAAVILGGTKLTGGSGTVVGSVFGAFFLVLIDNGLNLLNASPYIYDIVRGTVLLAAVVVDRVSARRQSQLLQSMHAARLEG; encoded by the coding sequence ATGAACAATACTATCCGTACCTTGTTTACCCGGCAAAAATGGCTTCCGATTGCCATTGCTAATATTCTGTTCGCTGCATTGCTGGCGCTGGTGTCACCAGTCTTTCTCAGCCTGTCGAACTTCCAATCCATGCTTGTCCAGTCAGGAGTGACTGCGATCATGGCCATCGGCATGACATTCATCATTATCACGGCAGGCATCGACATCTCGATGGGAGCCATCTTGTTTTTTACATCGGCGCTGTTTGCACAGCTCATGTTGGAGACACAGAGCTATCTGCTGGCATTCTCCGCAGCCATCGCTTGTGCAACTCTGCTAGGAGGCATTAACGGACTGTTGGTCATCCGCTTCCGAATATCGCCATTGATAACAACACTTGCAACCTATTCGATCTATCGCGGTATGGCCATTCACATGACCGGTGCGCAAAATATTCCGGTTCCGCGAGAAATGGGCTTTCTGGGTAATGGCCGACTATACGGTGTGCCCGTGCCCATCATCCTGCTGTTCATCATCTTCGTGGCTGGTGTGTATCTTCTGAACCACACACGCCTGGGTGTCTATACCCGTGCCATGGGTAGTTCAGCACGTTCGGCGCGTGAGTCCAATCTGCCGAGTAGCTCTGTGACAATTCTTGTGTATGCCATCGGTGGTTTCGTCACCGGCGTAGCAGCCTTGATACTTCTTGCCAGGGTCGGAGGGTTGCAGTCCGGAATTGGTATTGGTATCGAGTTTACTGTTATCGCCGCCGTGATTCTAGGTGGCACTAAGCTTACCGGGGGCAGTGGTACGGTTGTGGGTAGTGTTTTCGGTGCATTCTTTCTGGTGCTGATCGACAATGGCCTGAATCTACTCAACGCCTCGCCCTATATCTACGACATTGTGCGAGGCACGGTTCTACTGGCGGCCGTCGTGGTTGATCGTGTCTCCGCCAGACGACAGAGTCAGCTGCTGCAGTCGATGCATGCAGCCAGGCTGGAAGGCTAA